From Sphingomonas hengshuiensis, one genomic window encodes:
- a CDS encoding CehA/McbA family metallohydrolase, which yields MVRRCFLAVAMLMASPATAAPDFAAADPGAPADAFGRAADVALDGMIEGRDRATTRDLPFDVPMGTAQVHVAFTFEGRDRGTTITLGVADPQRFRGWGGGTKYEFSIADAYATPSFLPGPIPAGRWRLMMTVPSIRDGERSAWHARIWFSRESNLDEVSFSPRPIRPNAGWYRGDLHSHSGQSDARCRSLAGREAGCPPFYTFQEAAAHGLDFVALTDHNVTSHFIDMGYLQPHFDTLLLLPGRELTTRDGHANLLGYMGFVETDIGRPGAETDAQLIASAHATGGFLTINHPSRPTGEDCLGCGWAPKDTDYTQVDAIEAVNGGSTLETPGDREAAIEKQIHWWEALLDRGYRLVGVAGSDNHDALQYRGNSPIGPQAPIGSLATVVHADALSQGAVLAGLRSGRVFIDLGEGRGRLLDLSARRGTAGAVMGGTLPAQGRKPIAVRIQVAGVVGGRVELVVDGRIVPLANGAITQDGVIETTLPAARRWFRANVRRGDGSIWLVGNPIYLR from the coding sequence ATGGTGCGGCGATGCTTTCTTGCGGTGGCGATGCTGATGGCCTCGCCGGCCACCGCCGCACCAGACTTCGCCGCAGCGGACCCCGGTGCGCCCGCCGACGCATTCGGGCGCGCCGCCGATGTCGCGCTCGACGGGATGATCGAGGGCAGGGACCGGGCCACCACCCGCGACCTGCCGTTCGACGTTCCCATGGGCACCGCGCAGGTCCATGTCGCCTTCACGTTCGAGGGGCGTGATCGCGGCACCACGATCACGCTCGGCGTTGCCGATCCCCAGCGGTTTCGCGGCTGGGGCGGCGGCACCAAATATGAATTCTCGATCGCGGACGCCTATGCGACGCCGTCGTTCCTGCCGGGTCCCATCCCGGCGGGCCGCTGGCGGCTGATGATGACCGTGCCCAGCATCCGCGACGGAGAGCGCTCCGCATGGCATGCGCGCATCTGGTTCTCGCGGGAGAGCAACCTCGACGAAGTGTCCTTCTCCCCGCGCCCGATCCGCCCCAACGCGGGCTGGTATCGCGGCGACCTCCACTCGCATAGCGGCCAGAGCGATGCGCGGTGCCGCAGCCTGGCGGGGCGCGAGGCCGGGTGCCCGCCTTTCTACACCTTTCAGGAAGCGGCGGCGCACGGGCTCGATTTCGTCGCGCTCACCGATCACAACGTCACCTCGCACTTCATCGACATGGGCTATCTCCAGCCGCATTTCGACACGCTGCTGCTGTTGCCCGGCCGCGAGCTCACGACGCGCGACGGGCATGCCAATCTGCTCGGCTATATGGGGTTCGTGGAAACCGATATCGGGCGCCCGGGGGCGGAAACCGATGCCCAGCTTATAGCCAGCGCGCACGCAACCGGCGGCTTTCTGACGATCAACCATCCCTCGCGCCCGACGGGGGAGGATTGCCTGGGCTGCGGATGGGCGCCGAAAGACACCGATTACACCCAGGTCGACGCGATCGAGGCCGTGAACGGCGGATCGACGCTCGAAACCCCCGGCGATCGCGAGGCGGCGATCGAGAAGCAGATCCACTGGTGGGAGGCGCTGCTCGATCGCGGTTACCGGCTCGTCGGCGTCGCTGGCAGCGACAACCATGATGCCCTCCAATATCGCGGCAACTCGCCGATCGGCCCCCAGGCGCCGATCGGCAGTCTCGCCACCGTTGTCCATGCCGATGCGCTTTCACAGGGCGCGGTACTGGCCGGGCTGCGCAGCGGGCGCGTGTTTATCGATCTGGGCGAGGGCAGGGGGCGGCTGCTCGATCTGTCCGCCCGGCGCGGAACCGCGGGCGCAGTGATGGGCGGGACCCTGCCGGCGCAGGGACGAAAGCCGATTGCCGTCCGGATTCAAGTCGCGGGGGTCGTCGGCGGTCGAGTCGAACTGGTGGTCGACGGGCGCATTGTGCCGCTTGCGAACGGCGCGATAACGCAGGACGGCGTCATCGAAACGACGCTCCCCGCCGCGCGGCGCTGGTTCCGCGCGAATGTCCGCCGTGGCGACGGCAGTATCTGGCTCGTCGGCAACCCGATCTACCTGCGCTGA
- a CDS encoding TonB-dependent receptor, with the protein MKTGMSKARLLSGVVAIVTLGAAAPAWAQDSSAQDATQASPADVDDSLTSDIVVNGKRERTALNDERDATGTVDIVTTGDIAIRSQTSVADLAKQLPGISVSRDQGRNQSATGEAQFVSIRGFDTSYNAYTLDGMRLPQIAGSSRAISLNLFSPFAVGGIAADKTPGAAKDSDSIAGIIDLRTPTAFDFSGNFVRARALGQLASLARSRKQEGTGAAVGVDAARRFGSDHQFGLYVAAYYENRANAAESTAVQNDYKATNKTTQTVRQVYEAGGSLSADGVQWNFYNNEIKRYGASGALDFKSDAVDLFARVNYATYNNTNTMNQTGLRNELTSGQTNPNGGAYNAAGVYTPLGINPASYFRTEDVEQELFSAQIGAKAHWNGFTASIEGAYADGRFDQPNRIEAAFRGVAYNGAAGNTGAATEGVVVDLSNVKSPRPVLSSGATAYISSLDRPTQLYVQQGYDYLSETKKTVKASLGWEGEGLLSSVSVGGLYEDSDRDGRSLAPDNTRYRFLTPLQAGTVQGPSIAQYGGAVINGFLDYYPPRPIKVLSRSTLDEQVATYVAPKVISQEILNQGLTKGTEDRKALYATATLKSGLVEVMPGIRYEDNSFSAQYWLSDSDGARFVNAGRDYDHVDPSLLVAWRPDNRFVVRGAVRSSYSRPSFDQIAGTTKISRDAESNAIVSITQPNPDLKPVEAWSYDAGFDYYGGVGRYFQLAVYYKDLKNIVVPTGTRSIGETIDGIVYIRPTNGRTGNAKGVEASGRFTLGDLVGGGVLGNLGVGGNVTYQKTRATYAITNTDVRTTSLPQAPDLIYNAEIFYGGGGIRANLWYNYTGRILATVQDSQPDIYVQPVGELNFGVAYEVTPNLEVGISGRNILDQHTYWATVGKGKTYISNDRNGGYMKTGSVFQLSLTLKM; encoded by the coding sequence ATGAAAACGGGAATGAGCAAGGCGCGGCTGCTGTCGGGGGTCGTCGCGATCGTGACGCTGGGTGCGGCGGCGCCGGCATGGGCACAGGACAGCAGCGCGCAGGACGCCACCCAGGCATCGCCCGCCGATGTCGACGACAGCCTCACCTCGGACATCGTCGTCAACGGCAAGCGCGAGCGCACTGCGCTCAACGACGAGCGCGATGCCACCGGCACCGTGGACATCGTCACCACCGGCGACATCGCGATCCGCTCGCAGACCAGCGTCGCCGACCTCGCCAAGCAGCTTCCCGGCATCTCGGTCAGCCGCGACCAGGGCCGCAACCAGAGCGCGACCGGCGAGGCCCAGTTCGTCTCGATCCGCGGCTTCGATACCAGCTATAACGCCTACACGCTCGACGGCATGCGCCTGCCGCAGATTGCGGGCTCGTCGCGCGCGATCTCGCTCAACCTGTTCTCGCCCTTCGCGGTCGGCGGGATCGCGGCGGACAAGACGCCGGGCGCCGCCAAGGATTCGGATTCGATCGCGGGCATCATCGACCTGCGCACGCCCACGGCGTTCGACTTCAGCGGCAATTTCGTCCGCGCCCGTGCGCTCGGCCAGCTCGCCAGCCTCGCGCGCTCGCGCAAGCAGGAAGGCACCGGCGCAGCGGTCGGCGTCGACGCGGCCCGCCGCTTCGGGTCGGACCATCAGTTCGGCCTCTATGTCGCCGCCTATTACGAAAACCGCGCCAACGCCGCCGAATCGACTGCGGTGCAGAACGACTATAAGGCGACCAACAAGACCACCCAGACCGTGCGCCAGGTCTATGAGGCCGGCGGGTCGCTCTCGGCCGACGGCGTGCAGTGGAATTTCTACAACAACGAAATCAAGCGCTACGGCGCCAGCGGCGCGCTTGATTTCAAGAGCGATGCGGTCGATCTGTTCGCGCGGGTCAATTACGCGACCTACAACAATACCAACACGATGAACCAGACCGGGCTGCGCAACGAGCTGACCAGCGGCCAGACCAACCCCAATGGCGGCGCCTATAACGCCGCGGGTGTCTACACCCCGCTCGGCATCAACCCCGCCAGCTATTTCCGCACCGAGGATGTCGAGCAGGAGCTGTTCTCGGCGCAGATCGGGGCGAAGGCGCATTGGAACGGCTTCACTGCGTCGATCGAGGGCGCCTATGCCGATGGCCGCTTCGATCAGCCCAACCGGATCGAGGCGGCGTTCCGCGGCGTCGCCTATAACGGCGCGGCCGGCAATACCGGCGCCGCGACCGAGGGCGTCGTCGTCGACCTGTCGAACGTCAAATCGCCGCGCCCGGTGCTGTCGTCGGGTGCCACCGCCTATATCTCGTCGCTCGACCGCCCGACCCAGCTCTACGTCCAGCAGGGCTATGACTATCTGTCGGAGACCAAGAAGACCGTGAAGGCCAGCCTCGGCTGGGAAGGCGAGGGGCTGCTCTCGAGCGTGTCGGTCGGCGGACTGTACGAGGATTCGGACCGCGATGGCCGCAGCCTCGCGCCCGACAATACCCGCTATCGCTTCCTGACCCCGCTTCAGGCGGGGACCGTCCAGGGGCCGAGCATCGCGCAATATGGCGGCGCGGTGATCAACGGCTTCCTCGATTATTATCCGCCGCGCCCGATCAAGGTGCTGTCGCGCAGCACGCTCGACGAACAGGTCGCAACCTATGTCGCGCCCAAGGTCATTTCGCAGGAGATCCTGAACCAGGGGCTGACCAAGGGTACCGAGGACCGCAAGGCGCTGTATGCCACCGCGACGCTCAAGTCGGGCCTGGTCGAAGTGATGCCCGGCATCCGGTATGAGGATAACAGCTTCTCGGCGCAGTATTGGCTGTCGGATTCGGACGGCGCGCGGTTCGTCAACGCCGGACGCGATTACGACCATGTCGATCCCAGCCTGCTGGTCGCATGGCGTCCCGACAACCGCTTCGTCGTCCGCGGTGCGGTGCGCTCCAGCTATTCGCGTCCCTCGTTCGACCAGATTGCGGGCACGACCAAGATTTCGCGCGACGCCGAAAGCAACGCGATCGTCTCGATCACCCAGCCCAACCCTGATCTCAAGCCGGTCGAGGCATGGAGCTATGACGCGGGCTTCGATTATTACGGCGGGGTCGGACGCTATTTCCAGCTCGCGGTCTATTACAAGGACCTGAAGAACATCGTCGTCCCCACGGGCACCCGCTCGATCGGTGAGACGATCGACGGCATCGTCTATATCCGCCCGACCAATGGCCGCACCGGCAATGCCAAGGGTGTCGAGGCCTCGGGGCGCTTCACGCTGGGCGATCTGGTCGGCGGCGGCGTGCTCGGCAATCTGGGTGTCGGCGGCAACGTCACCTACCAGAAGACGCGCGCGACCTATGCCATCACCAACACCGACGTTCGCACCACCAGCCTGCCCCAGGCGCCGGACCTGATCTACAATGCCGAGATTTTCTACGGCGGCGGCGGCATCCGGGCGAACCTGTGGTACAATTACACCGGCCGCATCCTGGCGACGGTGCAGGACAGCCAGCCCGACATCTATGTCCAGCCGGTCGGCGAGCTCAATTTCGGTGTTGCCTATGAAGTGACGCCAAACCTCGAAGTCGGCATCTCCGGTCGCAACATCCTGGACCAGCACACCTATTGGGCGACGGTCGGCAAGGGAAAGACCTATATCTCCAACGACCGCAACGGCGGCTATATGAAGACCGGCAGCGTCTTCCAGCTCAGCCTGACGTTGAAGATGTAA
- a CDS encoding MurR/RpiR family transcriptional regulator: MNDIDAAVPATGEELRDAILARYDSLSKRLQHVARYVLDHPEDMALQTLMVIAERSGAQPSAVVRFAKSLGFTGAGPMQKLLRESLLARNAALGYGERVHQFNASVSQSVSEKGVGALIDEFTEGDILALQNAREVIGHAGLADAVAMIREANVVHLAGMRRAFPVAAYLAYAIPQAGKPTMLIDGVGGLAFQQFRAMRPGDLLIAISYHSYAMETVSAAEAAVAAGARVLAISDSLLSPIAKLADHTLLVRESEVRGFRSLSASLCVAQALVVGLAYEKEIGAATKRQPEPADAS, encoded by the coding sequence ATGAACGATATTGACGCGGCGGTGCCGGCGACCGGAGAGGAATTGCGCGATGCGATTCTCGCGCGCTACGACTCGCTCAGCAAGCGGCTCCAGCATGTCGCACGCTATGTGCTCGACCATCCCGAGGATATGGCGCTGCAGACGCTGATGGTGATCGCCGAACGCTCGGGCGCACAGCCCTCGGCGGTGGTGCGCTTCGCCAAGTCGCTGGGGTTCACCGGCGCCGGGCCGATGCAGAAGCTGTTGCGCGAGAGCCTGCTCGCCCGCAATGCGGCGCTCGGCTATGGCGAGCGTGTCCACCAGTTCAACGCCTCGGTCAGCCAGTCGGTGTCGGAGAAGGGCGTCGGCGCGCTGATCGACGAGTTTACCGAGGGCGACATCCTCGCGCTCCAGAATGCGCGCGAAGTGATCGGCCATGCCGGGCTGGCGGATGCCGTCGCGATGATCCGCGAGGCGAATGTCGTCCATCTGGCGGGGATGCGGCGCGCGTTTCCGGTGGCGGCCTATCTGGCCTATGCCATCCCGCAGGCGGGTAAGCCGACGATGCTGATCGACGGCGTCGGCGGGCTCGCCTTCCAGCAGTTCCGCGCGATGCGGCCCGGCGACCTGCTGATCGCGATCAGCTACCACTCCTATGCCATGGAGACCGTCAGCGCGGCGGAGGCGGCGGTTGCCGCCGGTGCGCGGGTGCTCGCGATTTCGGACAGCCTGCTGAGCCCGATCGCCAAGCTCGCCGACCACACTTTGCTGGTCCGCGAATCGGAGGTGCGCGGCTTCCGTTCGCTATCCGCGTCGCTGTGTGTGGCCCAGGCGCTGGTGGTCGGCCTGGCCTATGAAAAGGAGATTGGCGCCGCGACCAAGCGCCAGCCCGAACCCGCCGACGCATCCTAG
- a CDS encoding APC family permease, which yields MVTAPGDALAPRRGIGLVGGLSANLLNMIGIGPFITIPLALAAMGGPQALLGWLLGAVLCLFDGFVWAELGSTLPRSGGPFHYLREAFGPSKLGRLFGFLYLWQTLLIGPMSIASGTVGLAQYATYLVPSLTGWGIAALAAGVCLLNTGLLWRDVRSIQRLSITVSVIVIGACLWIILSGALHFNAARAFDFPANAFSPTHGFWMGLGAATLIGVYDYGGYNNVCMLGGEVRDAQRTIPRAVLLSIPIVAALYIGLNLAILGVLPWREAMQSKAVVAEFMQALYGPIGGITVAILILIASWGSALVVLLGYSRVPYAAAVEGEFFAPFARLHKKGGFPAISLLFMGIASAVACLVSLDNLIAVLIVIQTLFQYTAQCFAVVMLRRRNPVAQPGQFRMPLYPLPVIVTLAGWLYIVATGKPVHILAGIVMMLLGTGLFLLLSKRRASWPFER from the coding sequence ATGGTGACCGCACCAGGCGACGCGCTCGCGCCGCGCCGGGGCATCGGCCTTGTCGGCGGGCTTTCGGCCAATCTCCTCAACATGATCGGCATCGGGCCGTTCATCACGATCCCGCTCGCGCTCGCGGCGATGGGCGGGCCGCAGGCGCTGCTCGGCTGGCTGCTGGGCGCGGTGCTGTGCCTGTTCGACGGCTTTGTCTGGGCGGAGCTGGGCTCGACGCTGCCGCGTTCGGGCGGCCCTTTCCACTATCTGCGCGAGGCATTCGGCCCGTCCAAGCTGGGCCGCCTGTTCGGGTTTCTATACCTGTGGCAGACGCTGCTGATCGGCCCGATGTCGATCGCATCGGGCACGGTCGGGCTAGCGCAATATGCGACCTATCTCGTCCCCTCGCTGACCGGCTGGGGCATCGCCGCGCTGGCCGCGGGCGTCTGCCTGCTCAACACCGGGCTGCTCTGGCGCGACGTGCGCTCGATCCAGCGGCTGTCGATCACGGTCAGCGTGATCGTGATCGGCGCATGCCTGTGGATCATCCTGAGCGGCGCGCTCCATTTCAACGCCGCCCGCGCCTTCGACTTTCCCGCCAACGCCTTCTCCCCCACCCATGGCTTCTGGATGGGGCTGGGCGCCGCGACGCTGATCGGCGTCTATGATTATGGCGGCTACAATAATGTCTGCATGCTGGGCGGCGAAGTCCGCGACGCCCAGCGCACCATCCCGCGCGCCGTGCTGCTGTCGATCCCGATCGTCGCGGCGCTGTATATCGGGTTGAACCTCGCGATCCTGGGCGTGCTGCCGTGGCGCGAGGCGATGCAGTCCAAGGCGGTGGTCGCCGAGTTCATGCAGGCGCTCTACGGCCCGATCGGCGGCATCACCGTGGCGATCCTGATCCTGATCGCGAGCTGGGGATCGGCGCTGGTCGTGCTGCTCGGCTATTCGCGCGTGCCCTATGCCGCCGCGGTCGAAGGCGAGTTCTTCGCGCCCTTTGCCCGGTTGCACAAAAAGGGCGGCTTCCCGGCGATTTCGCTGCTGTTCATGGGCATCGCCTCCGCCGTCGCGTGCCTGGTGTCGCTCGACAACCTCATCGCGGTGCTGATCGTCATCCAGACGCTGTTCCAATATACCGCGCAATGCTTCGCGGTGGTGATGCTGCGGCGGCGCAATCCAGTCGCGCAGCCGGGGCAGTTCCGCATGCCGCTCTACCCGCTGCCGGTGATCGTCACGCTGGCGGGGTGGCTGTACATCGTCGCGACGGGCAAGCCGGTGCATATCCTTGCGGGCATTGTGATGATGCTGCTCGGCACCGGGCTGTTCCTGCTGCTGTCCAAGCGGCGCGCAAGCTGGCCGTTCGAACGATGA
- a CDS encoding carbohydrate kinase family protein, giving the protein MSGPLDVAVVGEIYIDHVFSGFHAWPQPGEEVTTDAYTREMGGGAAATACGLARLGRSVALVGLVGADDLPWFSARLAAYGISPSGLRVGAGASGTTISVSTAEDRSFFTHIGVNRQIGALAAGDGLAVLTNARHVHFAMPLARDVADAVLPVLAAAGITTSLDMGYQPEWLADPANAATMAAIDHLIPNEKEAELLCGSTEVDAYFERAAALGIAHPMLKLGARGAAARENSETVIVTPPPVVAVDATGAGDAFDAGFIDALLDGTDARGRLQRGCITGALSTRKPGALAAIPDRTELWSIHDRIY; this is encoded by the coding sequence ATGAGCGGCCCGCTCGACGTCGCGGTGGTCGGCGAAATCTATATCGACCATGTCTTCAGTGGTTTCCACGCCTGGCCGCAGCCGGGCGAGGAAGTGACCACCGACGCCTATACCCGCGAGATGGGCGGCGGCGCCGCGGCGACGGCCTGCGGGCTCGCGCGGCTGGGCCGTTCGGTGGCGCTGGTCGGGCTGGTCGGCGCCGACGACCTGCCGTGGTTCAGCGCGCGCCTCGCCGCCTATGGCATTTCGCCGAGCGGGCTGCGCGTCGGCGCGGGCGCGAGCGGGACGACGATCAGCGTCTCCACCGCCGAGGACCGCTCGTTCTTCACCCATATCGGCGTCAACCGCCAGATCGGCGCGCTGGCCGCCGGCGATGGGCTCGCGGTGCTGACCAACGCCCGGCACGTCCATTTCGCGATGCCGCTGGCGCGCGACGTGGCCGATGCGGTGCTGCCGGTGCTGGCGGCGGCGGGGATCACGACGTCGCTCGACATGGGGTATCAGCCCGAATGGCTGGCCGATCCCGCCAACGCCGCGACGATGGCCGCGATCGACCATCTCATCCCGAACGAGAAAGAAGCCGAGCTGCTGTGCGGCAGCACCGAGGTCGATGCCTATTTCGAGCGTGCCGCCGCACTGGGCATCGCGCATCCGATGCTCAAGCTGGGCGCACGCGGCGCCGCGGCGCGGGAGAATAGCGAGACCGTCATCGTGACCCCGCCCCCGGTCGTCGCCGTCGACGCCACCGGCGCGGGCGATGCGTTCGACGCCGGCTTTATCGACGCACTGCTCGACGGCACCGATGCGCGGGGCCGCTTGCAGCGCGGCTGCATCACCGGCGCGCTTTCCACTCGCAAACCCGGCGCGCTGGCCGCCATTCCCGACCGAACGGAACTCTGGAGCATTCATGACCGCATCTACTGA
- a CDS encoding family 4 glycosyl hydrolase: MTASTDRKLTLIGGGGVRTPLVTFGVNDAAEALGARELVLWDPDADRLAIMAALGRAIVKAEGGSLIVREAASIEDAVEGAAFVMNSIRIGGIAGRAADERTTIDHGFPGQETTGPAGAAMALRTVPVAIQQARLVETLSPDGWIVNFTNPAGLITQAIANHTNAKIVGICDTPTELFHNIAHALGATLADVECDYVGLNHLGWVRGIRLHGEDVFDRVLGDDAVLDKLYSAPVFDKAMIRALRLIPTEYLFFYYERRRALANQCKHGSSRGTEVEALNIELIKTLRDRLGADDGPGAIAAYAAYLNRRSGSYMKLEAEGGSAFDPESTFDIDPFRVASGYHRIAIDVMSALTGARPATIVVNTRNRGALPDLTDRDIVETSSRIERDSITPLPIAPLPDPAIGLVHGIKAYERAAIDAALTGERPTARKALLIHPAIGEWDPTGALLNDLLDPTCAHC, translated from the coding sequence ATGACCGCATCTACTGACCGCAAGCTGACCCTGATCGGTGGCGGCGGGGTTCGCACGCCCCTCGTCACATTCGGCGTCAACGATGCCGCCGAGGCGCTGGGCGCCCGCGAGCTGGTGCTGTGGGACCCCGATGCCGACCGGCTGGCGATCATGGCGGCGCTGGGCCGCGCGATCGTCAAGGCCGAGGGCGGCAGCCTGATCGTGCGCGAGGCGGCATCGATCGAAGACGCCGTCGAGGGCGCAGCGTTCGTGATGAATTCGATCCGCATCGGCGGCATCGCAGGTCGCGCCGCCGACGAGCGCACGACGATCGACCATGGCTTTCCGGGTCAGGAGACCACCGGCCCCGCCGGCGCCGCGATGGCGCTGCGCACCGTCCCCGTCGCCATTCAGCAGGCCAGGCTGGTCGAGACGCTGAGCCCCGATGGCTGGATCGTCAACTTCACCAACCCGGCGGGCCTGATCACCCAGGCGATCGCCAACCACACCAACGCCAAGATCGTCGGCATCTGCGACACGCCGACCGAGCTGTTCCACAATATCGCGCATGCGCTGGGCGCGACGCTGGCCGATGTCGAGTGCGACTATGTCGGGCTCAACCATCTCGGCTGGGTTCGCGGCATCCGGCTGCACGGCGAGGATGTGTTCGATCGCGTGCTGGGCGACGATGCGGTGCTCGACAAGCTCTATTCGGCGCCGGTGTTCGACAAGGCGATGATCCGCGCGCTGCGGCTGATCCCCACCGAATATCTGTTCTTCTATTACGAGCGCCGCCGCGCACTGGCCAACCAGTGCAAGCACGGATCGAGCCGCGGCACCGAAGTCGAGGCGCTCAACATCGAGCTGATCAAGACGCTGCGCGACCGGCTGGGCGCCGATGACGGGCCGGGCGCGATTGCCGCCTATGCCGCCTATCTCAATCGCCGTTCGGGTTCGTACATGAAGCTGGAGGCCGAAGGCGGATCGGCATTCGATCCCGAATCGACCTTTGACATCGATCCGTTCCGCGTCGCCAGCGGCTATCACCGCATCGCCATCGACGTGATGAGCGCGCTAACCGGCGCGCGTCCGGCGACGATCGTGGTCAACACGCGCAATCGCGGCGCCCTGCCCGACCTGACCGATCGCGACATCGTCGAGACCTCGTCGCGGATCGAGCGTGACAGCATCACCCCGCTGCCGATCGCCCCCTTGCCCGACCCGGCGATCGGGCTGGTCCACGGGATCAAGGCGTATGAGCGCGCGGCGATCGACGCGGCGCTGACGGGTGAGCGGCCGACGGCGCGCAAGGCGTTGCTGATCCATCCCGCGATCGGCGAATGGGACCCGACCGGCGCGCTGCTCAACGACCTGCTCGACCCGACCTGCGCGCATTGCTGA
- a CDS encoding M61 family metallopeptidase: MKRKPLALALLPLIGAAPRPDAAPILIAVDARDVAHGIVTVTETLPARPPGALTLRYPRWIPGTHHASGPIARLAGLRFTQNGRPVAWVRDAVDPYSFHLTLPARGPLVAQFAYLSPTDGAQGDVTMTPAMQILSWHTVSLYPAGVPVAALRVQARATFPQGWRSASALGPEDAGDDVAYPETDYATLVDSPVLAARAMRRETLAPGVRLNIAADTPEQLAATPDQIAAHRAMVRQALAVFGARPFRRYDFLFWLSDTMDGQGLEHRASSENGVPAGYFTDWAHMAARRNLLAHEFTHSWNGKFRRPAGLLTPDFATPMRGELLWMYEGQTRFWDYVLQSRSGLVDRQDTLDGLARIAAYYQSAPAFDWRSIADTANDVLMPGDQGRGWADYQGSSDYYEAGKLVWLDIDQLIRARTGNARSLDDFAAIFFAGGSAGAPVSPYGLPDIVAALNRVMPYDWMRYLRSHLYTPARPPLDWIARGGYRLAFVDTPPPYWQSIELRAGASDLRHAIGLSVGADGGVRDVAWEGPAYRAGMAPGATILQVAGQPFTTAALLRAIREAKGGTRPIDLTVRQSGEVRAVSIPWFGGLRYPTLERVGTGPAGLDQMLAPR, encoded by the coding sequence GTGAAGCGCAAACCCCTCGCGCTAGCTCTTCTGCCGCTGATCGGCGCCGCACCCAGACCGGATGCGGCGCCGATCCTGATCGCAGTCGACGCACGCGATGTCGCGCACGGCATCGTCACGGTCACCGAGACGCTGCCCGCACGGCCCCCCGGAGCGCTGACGCTGCGCTATCCCCGTTGGATACCGGGCACGCACCACGCATCCGGGCCGATCGCGCGGCTGGCCGGATTGCGGTTCACGCAGAATGGCAGGCCGGTGGCGTGGGTGCGCGACGCCGTCGATCCGTATAGCTTTCACCTGACCTTGCCCGCGCGGGGGCCGCTGGTGGCGCAGTTCGCCTATTTGTCGCCGACCGACGGCGCGCAGGGCGACGTGACGATGACCCCGGCGATGCAGATCCTGTCGTGGCACACCGTCTCGCTCTATCCTGCCGGCGTGCCGGTGGCGGCGCTTCGGGTGCAGGCGCGCGCGACCTTCCCGCAGGGCTGGCGTTCGGCAAGCGCATTGGGGCCGGAGGATGCCGGGGACGACGTCGCCTATCCCGAGACCGACTATGCCACGCTGGTCGATTCGCCCGTGCTCGCGGCGCGCGCGATGCGCCGCGAGACGCTGGCACCGGGGGTGCGGCTGAACATTGCCGCGGACACGCCGGAACAGCTTGCCGCCACCCCCGATCAGATCGCCGCGCATCGCGCGATGGTGCGCCAGGCGCTCGCGGTTTTCGGGGCGCGTCCCTTCCGCCGCTACGACTTCCTGTTCTGGCTGTCGGACACGATGGACGGCCAGGGGCTGGAGCATCGCGCATCGTCCGAGAATGGCGTCCCTGCGGGCTATTTCACCGACTGGGCGCATATGGCGGCGCGGCGGAACCTGCTCGCGCATGAATTCACCCATAGCTGGAACGGCAAGTTCCGCCGCCCCGCCGGGCTGCTCACCCCCGATTTCGCGACGCCGATGCGCGGCGAGCTGTTGTGGATGTATGAGGGGCAGACGCGGTTCTGGGATTATGTCCTGCAAAGCCGCAGCGGGCTGGTCGACCGGCAGGATACGCTGGACGGGCTCGCGCGGATCGCCGCCTATTACCAGTCCGCCCCCGCCTTTGACTGGCGCAGCATCGCCGATACCGCGAACGACGTGCTGATGCCCGGCGACCAGGGTCGGGGATGGGCCGATTATCAGGGCTCGTCGGATTATTACGAGGCGGGCAAGCTGGTGTGGCTCGACATCGACCAGCTGATCCGCGCGCGCACCGGCAATGCCCGCTCGCTCGACGATTTCGCCGCGATCTTCTTTGCGGGGGGGAGTGCGGGGGCGCCGGTCTCGCCCTATGGGCTGCCGGACATCGTCGCGGCGCTGAACCGCGTGATGCCCTATGACTGGATGCGCTATCTGCGCAGCCATCTCTACACGCCCGCGCGGCCGCCGCTCGACTGGATCGCGCGCGGTGGCTACCGCCTCGCCTTTGTCGACACGCCGCCGCCCTATTGGCAGTCGATCGAGCTGCGCGCGGGCGCCAGCGACCTGCGCCACGCGATCGGGCTGTCGGTCGGCGCGGATGGCGGGGTGCGCGACGTCGCGTGGGAGGGGCCGGCGTATCGCGCCGGGATGGCGCCGGGCGCCACGATCCTCCAGGTCGCGGGCCAGCCCTTCACCACCGCCGCGCTGCTGCGCGCGATCCGCGAGGCCAAGGGCGGCACCCGACCGATCGACTTGACCGTGCGCCAGTCGGGGGAGGTGCGCGCGGTGTCCATCCCGTGGTTCGGCGGGCTGCGCTATCCGACATTGGAGCGGGTCGGCACTGGCCCCGCCGGGCTCGACCAGATGCTGGCGCCGCGATGA